From Bombina bombina isolate aBomBom1 chromosome 1, aBomBom1.pri, whole genome shotgun sequence:
aacattcctACAGTACTTCTCTGTCCAGCTAAGGAAGTGGATCTCTTTTAGGGTCAAGTTGAAGAATGTGTCAACAAAATCCCACAGTAAGATGTCTTTGTAATAGTGACTTTCCTGATGCATAAGGGATTCCCACAATAATATGGTTGTCTTATTCTTTGGAGTTCCAAGAAGGAATACTCTCTGAACCATCACCCCATTAATCATTCCTTCCCTTCCCCAGGTTTTGCGCACACTTTCTCTCCTGTCAAAGTCTTCTACTATGGATTTCACAGCAATGAGCAAGTAGGGTTCTCCCATAGGTTTCTTGCATTTGTTTGGCTGGTTAATTAACAAGCTAAAGTTACGATGATCTTTACTCCTGAGGTATTGCTGAAAATCAaagggtggttgtgtgggtgaCGAACTGATGGTGGGCTTTACTTCTTCATAACTTATTTCTGCATTGTATGCCTCAGAGAGCAGCTTTGATGTATCTGCTTTTGTGTCTAACTCCAAGTATTTTTTTGTGTGCATAGTCTTCTTTGTTGTTTTAGATTCATTTGTCTGTTTTGTAGAAGCTGTTTCCCTCTTTTCTGTTTGTCTCAGCAGGCTGTAGAATAATGTACATAGAGCAGTGATTAAGAGAAGGGTGCAAAGAGCATCTCCCTTTATACGAACTCTCATTTTTTTCAGAactttttttaaagatataaattctcCTTTTGTCAGGCCGAGGTGTGATCAGAAGCCATCTGTAAGTAAAGGGAAAGTGTCAGTGATGTATCAATAAATGCTAGCATTATAGATTCTTTGCTGTCTTAATTCCAAACTTTTAGAGATgtgtttcaaatgctggtgcatAGTGCATACTTTAAATAcatgtttgaaacagctatagcttttattagaagcattttggtaatacctgtatattgcaaaaatgcttctattcaaaactgaaatacatccatttggattccaactttggctggaatgtcccttttaattcacATCTTAACATGTTTTACTTCctaataaatgtatgtttatgttcAAACTGGCAAAAGACAGAGCTATAGTTTCGTATACCCTTACATAAATAAGACCTAGCAGTCAGATTCTAAAGAGGTCTCTTGTTAATATATAACTTATTGACTCAAATTCAAACATTAAAGGGgacggtaaaatatatttttttatctaaaaagGGGCATTTTATTATGTATTACACTTTTTTGAAAATGTTCTTGTGAGATATAAACATTTTTGTCTTTGTTCTATCTGTCACTGGCCTCCAACATGTTGTGCTGTGGGAGTTTTCCTGTTATAAGTGATAGCCTACCCACAAATCAGTTGTGCACTTgctgttagtttaaagggacataaaacctaaatatttccttcatgattgagatagaaaatacaagtttccaatttacttcttttagcaatATTTGTGTTGTTCtcgtgtttttctttgttgaatagatatctacataggtagtgtgtgcatgtttggagctctacatgacagaaatagcattttctcttgttaagtgtatccagtccacggatcatccattacttgtgggatattctccttcccaacaggaagttgcaagaggatcacccacagcagagctgctatatagctcctcccctcactgccatacccagtcattctcttgcaactctcaactaagatggaggtcgtaagaggactgtggtgttttatacttagtttatttcttcaatcaaaagtttgttatttttaaatggtaccggagtgtactgtttatctcaggcagtatttagaagaagaatctgcctgcgttttctatgatcttagcagaagtaactaagatcctttgctgttctcacatattctgaggagtgaggtaacttcagagggggaatagcgtgcaggttttcctgtaataaggtatgtgcagttaaaatatttttctagggatggaatttgctagaaaatgctgctgataccgaagtaatgtaagtaaagccttaaatgcagtgatagcgactggtatcaggcttattaatagagatacatactcttataaaagtgtattttaaaatgtttgctggcatgtttaatcgtttttttacatatgtttggtgataaaacttattggagcctagttttttccacatggctggcttgaattttgcctagaaacagttccctgaggcttacttgctgttgtaatatgagtgggaggggcctattttagcgtttttttgcacagcaaaaattacagacacagacatccaccttcttcctgcatgatccaggacttctctgaagggctcaaaaggcttcaaaagtcgtattgagggaggtaaaaagccacagtagagctgtggcagttgttgtgactgtttaaaaaacgtttttgtcatttgttattccgtttttggtattaaggggttaatcttccatttgcaagtgggtgcaatgctctgctaacttattgcatacactgtaaaaattttgttagtgtaactgcattttttcactgttatttcaaaatttgggaaaatttgtgtttcttaaaggcgcagtaacgttttttatattgcttgtaaacttgttttaaagtgttttccaagcttgctagtctcattgctagtctgtttaaacatgtctgacacagaggaacctacttgttcattatgtttgaaagccatggtggagccccataggagaatgtgtactaaatgtattgatttcaccttaaacagtaaagatcagtctctatctataaaagaattatcaccagagggttctgtcgagggggaagttatgccgactaactctccccacgtgtcagacccttcgcctcccgctcaggggacgcacgctaatatggcgcaaaTTACATCAggaacgcccatagcgattaccttgcaggacatggctgcaatcatgaataataccttgtcagaggtattatctagattgcctgaattaagaggcaagcgcgatagctctggggttaggagagatacagagcgggcaaatgctgttagagcaatGTCTGaaactgcgtcacagtatgcagaacatgaggacggagagcttcagtctgtgggtgacatctctgactcggggaaacctgattcagagatttctaattttaaatttaagcttgagaacctccgtgtattgcttggggaggtattagctgctctgaatgactgtaacacagttgcaattccagagaaattgtgtaggctggatagatactatgcggtgccggtgtgtactgacgtttttcctatacctaaaaggcttacagaaattatttgcaaggagtgggatagacccggtgtgcccttttccccaccttctatatttagaaaaatgtttccaatagacgccactacacctgacttatggcagatggcccctaaggtggagagagcagtttctactttagcaaagcgtaccactatcccggttgaggacagttgtgcttttttttttgttttaagtatttttattgagggaataacaatttcCAAGACAAATACAGTTTGCTCATACAAACATATGGCACATAGTACATGGTAAGATACATATCACATGcccaaggaaaaaaaataaataaaaaaaaataaaagatacataaCAACATGTGCAGAAATAGTACCTTTAACACAATATTCATATAGCTGACCCAAATCGAAATGTAATCAAAGGTGTGAAGATTAAGAAGCAAACCTGGTATCACCCTCATTTTTCCCTCCAATACtgctggggccacttttggacccctgtaTTAAAAGTACTACACAGAGGGGTTTTTAATAATGCCGACCTAGACAGGCCTGCATTTTATAGGCTTCTTCCCATGGTAACTAGGACCACAGGTAGGTCCCTAAGGCTAATAACAACATTGAGGGAAGATATTGCAGTTATAAGAATGTTAAAGATACAAGTACCAAACGCTGTGTCAGAGATAAAGAACCATATAGGCAGTTTCACGCATACATAGGAACACAGATAGGCGATACACAAATGAGCTAACATCAATTCTAAAATTATGGTGATAAACAGTCTATAATCGTTAAACTCAGGATAATTCATAATAAATCTCTTCATTTTTAATCCGAAGAACCATTTTTTCGCTTATATAAACAGAAACCACTGCATTGgttctacgaacagggcagagacaatataactctgccaaaaaggagtATGGAGGATAAGCTAATTATCCCTTACCTTACATTTGTGAGGGGGGGATGgaaaagggag
This genomic window contains:
- the B3GNT9 gene encoding UDP-GlcNAc:betaGal beta-1,3-N-acetylglucosaminyltransferase 9 codes for the protein MRVRIKGDALCTLLLITALCTLFYSLLRQTEKRETASTKQTNESKTTKKTMHTKKYLELDTKADTSKLLSEAYNAEISYEEVKPTISSSPTQPPFDFQQYLRSKDHRNFSLLINQPNKCKKPMGEPYLLIAVKSIVEDFDRRESVRKTWGREGMINGVMVQRVFLLGTPKNKTTILLWESLMHQESHYYKDILLWDFVDTFFNLTLKEIHFLSWTEKYCRNVKFIFKGDADVFVNVENLINFLLAQNSTEDLFVGDIIYHAKPIRSRKSKYYIPENMYGLGIYPAYAGGGGFLMSGTTMKKLAQACTEVELFPIDDVFLGMCLQRINLKPVLHEGFKTFGITKPSAAPNLQTFDPCFYRDLMVVHSLKAAEIWLMWNLLHSQQLPCSQKQRIKKPFHWKKKKQKQIKAVTNTQANKHSKRI